From a single Maledivibacter sp. genomic region:
- a CDS encoding transposase yields the protein MPRKARRKSESGIYIMMRGINCQSIFEDEEDCMKFIQTIKKYKEKSGYQVYAYCLMGNHVHVLLKIGKEPLEQVMRRICG from the coding sequence ATGCCAAGAAAAGCTAGAAGAAAAAGTGAAAGCGGTATATATATAATGATGAGAGGAATAAATTGTCAAAGTATATTTGAAGATGAGGAAGATTGTATGAAATTTATACAAACCATAAAAAAGTACAAAGAGAAAAGTGGATACCAAGTTTATGCTTATTGTCTAATGGGAAATCATGTACATGTATTATTAAAAATAGGTAAAGAACCATTAGAACAAGTAATGCGTAGGATATGTGGA